The following proteins come from a genomic window of Pseudomonadota bacterium:
- a CDS encoding EVE domain-containing protein encodes MKSEPSVYSIDDLQRDGTAEWEGVRNFQARNHMRAMRVGDLAFFYHSNATPPGIAGLMRICREAYPDDTQFDRRSKYFDRRSRSSKPAWDRVDVAFAARFDVLLPLHLLRDDPALQGMLVLKRGMRLSVQPVSEPHFRHILELAGTRPAQVQ; translated from the coding sequence ATGAAGAGCGAGCCGAGCGTGTATTCGATCGACGACCTGCAACGCGACGGTACCGCCGAATGGGAGGGAGTACGCAACTTCCAGGCGCGCAACCACATGCGCGCAATGCGCGTCGGCGACCTGGCGTTCTTCTACCACTCCAATGCCACGCCCCCTGGTATCGCGGGGCTCATGCGGATCTGTCGCGAAGCCTATCCGGACGACACCCAATTCGACAGGCGCAGCAAGTACTTCGATCGACGCTCACGATCGTCCAAACCCGCTTGGGATCGCGTGGACGTAGCCTTTGCGGCGCGTTTCGACGTGCTGCTGCCGCTGCACCTGCTTCGAGACGATCCCGCACTACAAGGCATGCTGGTCCTGAAGCGAGGCATGCGCCTTTCGGTGCAGCCCGTGAGCGAGCCACATTTCAGGCACATTCTCGAGCTGGCAGGAACCAGACCAGCCCAAGTGCAGTGA